The Claveliimonas bilis genome window below encodes:
- the prmC gene encoding peptide chain release factor N(5)-glutamine methyltransferase has translation MTLKSALQEGTECLKKAKVPEPELDAWILLEYAAKVERSRYYLDPERELSEKESSLYMEAIRRRSSRIPLQHITGEQEFMGFSFRVNPHVLIPRQDTEILVETALEKAENHMRILDLCTGSGCIIISLSKMILEGREPAWEIECEGSDISPEALKTAKGNADRLGARVHFIQSDLFENIQGAYDMIVSNPPYIQTSEIEELQDEVRLYDPRIALDGKEDGLYFYRRIIEEAREHLSEKGWLLFEIGWDQKEAVSNLMEEAGYTLVTVKKDLAGLDRVVMGRYNKA, from the coding sequence CTGACTCTTAAAAGTGCGCTTCAGGAAGGGACGGAATGTTTGAAGAAAGCAAAGGTTCCGGAGCCGGAGCTGGACGCCTGGATTTTGTTGGAATATGCGGCAAAGGTGGAACGGAGCAGGTATTATCTGGATCCGGAAAGGGAGCTTTCAGAAAAGGAAAGCTCTCTTTATATGGAAGCAATCCGCAGGCGCTCTTCGAGGATCCCGCTGCAGCATATTACAGGAGAGCAGGAATTTATGGGGTTTTCCTTCCGGGTAAATCCCCACGTTCTCATTCCGCGGCAGGATACAGAGATTCTTGTGGAGACTGCTTTGGAAAAAGCAGAGAACCATATGCGGATCCTGGATCTGTGCACAGGATCCGGATGCATTATCATCAGCCTTAGCAAAATGATCCTTGAGGGAAGAGAACCGGCATGGGAAATAGAGTGCGAAGGAAGTGATATTTCACCGGAGGCTCTTAAAACAGCTAAGGGAAATGCTGACCGCCTGGGCGCGCGGGTTCATTTTATCCAAAGTGATCTTTTTGAAAATATACAGGGCGCATATGATATGATCGTGTCCAACCCTCCCTATATCCAGACGTCTGAAATCGAGGAGCTTCAGGATGAAGTCCGGCTTTATGATCCGAGGATCGCTCTGGACGGGAAAGAAGACGGACTGTATTTTTACCGGAGGATCATAGAGGAAGCAAGGGAGCATCTGTCAGAGAAAGGCTGGCTGCTCTTTGAAATCGGATGGGACCAGAAAGAGGCTGTCTCGAACCTTATGGAGGAGGCAGGGTATACCCTGGTCACTGTAAAAAAGGATCTGGCGGGACTTGACCGTGTGGTAATGGGAAGGTACAATAAAGCGTAG
- a CDS encoding NAD(P)-dependent malic enzyme, whose amino-acid sequence MTIQEKALEMHKQWNGKIETAAKSHVRSREDLSIAYTPGVSEPCKVIAEDPEAAYTYTMKSNTVAVVSDGSAVLGLGNIGALAAMPVMEGKAVLFKEFGGVNAVPICLDTQDTDEIIRTVVNIAPAFGGVNLEDISAPRCFEIEERLKQLLNIPVFHDDQHGTAIVVLAGIINALKVTGKHKETVKVVVNGAGSAGVAITKLLLQYGFAHVTMCDINGIISKDSPGLNWMQKRMTEVTNLENKTGTLADALKGADIFVGVSAPGIVSKEMVASMNQDAILFAMANPVPEIMPDLAKEAGAKVVGTGRSDFPNQVNNVVAFPGIFKGALEGRAIQITEEMKLAAALAIAGLVPDEELNENNILPEAFDPRVADVVSRAVRDHI is encoded by the coding sequence ATGACGATACAGGAAAAAGCTTTAGAAATGCATAAACAGTGGAATGGAAAGATAGAAACCGCTGCCAAATCACACGTCCGTTCAAGGGAAGATCTCTCCATTGCTTATACGCCGGGCGTGTCCGAACCCTGCAAGGTAATCGCCGAAGATCCGGAAGCGGCATATACTTACACCATGAAATCCAATACGGTAGCAGTTGTTTCTGACGGAAGCGCCGTTCTGGGACTGGGAAATATCGGCGCTTTAGCCGCCATGCCTGTCATGGAAGGCAAGGCCGTCCTTTTCAAGGAATTTGGCGGCGTCAATGCAGTCCCTATCTGCCTTGATACACAGGATACGGATGAAATTATCCGCACAGTCGTCAATATCGCTCCGGCTTTCGGAGGCGTCAATCTGGAGGATATCAGTGCACCCAGATGTTTTGAAATTGAAGAACGGCTGAAGCAGCTTCTTAACATTCCCGTATTTCACGACGATCAGCACGGAACTGCTATTGTGGTGCTCGCAGGAATTATCAACGCTCTGAAAGTCACAGGAAAACACAAAGAGACCGTAAAGGTTGTCGTAAACGGAGCCGGAAGCGCCGGAGTTGCCATCACCAAGCTTCTCCTTCAGTATGGTTTCGCACATGTCACTATGTGCGATATCAACGGAATTATCAGCAAAGACTCTCCTGGCCTGAACTGGATGCAAAAACGGATGACAGAAGTCACCAATCTGGAGAATAAAACCGGCACTCTCGCCGACGCCCTGAAGGGTGCTGACATTTTTGTAGGAGTTTCCGCTCCCGGTATTGTATCAAAAGAAATGGTTGCTTCCATGAATCAGGATGCCATTCTCTTTGCCATGGCAAATCCTGTGCCGGAGATCATGCCGGATCTGGCAAAAGAAGCCGGTGCAAAGGTTGTCGGAACCGGCCGTTCCGATTTTCCAAATCAGGTAAATAATGTAGTCGCTTTTCCGGGTATTTTTAAAGGGGCTCTGGAGGGACGTGCCATTCAGATCACTGAGGAAATGAAGCTGGCGGCAGCTCTTGCCATTGCAGGGCTTGTGCCGGATGAAGAATTAAATGAAAACAACATCCTGCCGGAAGCTTTTGATCCTCGTGTGGCTGATGTCGTAAGCCGTGCAGTCCGAGACCACATTTAA
- a CDS encoding DUF4364 family protein — MAEPFTLYKLIILYMLEKVDFPLTNSQISEFILDKGYTTYFKLQRAIAELNESGFIREESTHSRTFYHLTEEGAETIQYFRNKISPAIQSDIDEFLKEKHYELKNEVSVKADYFPNGNMEYSVRCQVMENQFPLIDLTITVPSEAEAQTVANNWNKKNQEVYALIMQNLL; from the coding sequence ATGGCAGAACCATTTACATTATACAAACTGATCATCTTGTACATGCTGGAGAAAGTAGATTTTCCTCTGACTAATTCACAGATTTCTGAATTTATTCTCGATAAAGGCTATACCACTTATTTCAAGCTGCAAAGAGCCATTGCCGAGCTTAACGAATCCGGATTCATCCGGGAGGAGTCTACTCACAGCAGAACCTTCTACCACCTCACGGAAGAAGGGGCTGAAACCATACAGTATTTCCGCAATAAGATTTCTCCGGCCATCCAGTCCGACATTGATGAATTTTTAAAGGAAAAACATTACGAACTGAAAAACGAAGTCTCTGTCAAGGCGGACTACTTCCCCAATGGCAATATGGAATATTCCGTCCGCTGTCAGGTAATGGAAAACCAGTTTCCTCTTATCGATCTGACCATTACCGTTCCGTCGGAAGCGGAAGCCCAGACAGTAGCTAACAACTGGAACAAAAAAAATCAGGAGGTTTATGCTCTCATTATGCAAAACCTCCTGTAA
- a CDS encoding TIGR01212 family radical SAM protein (This family includes YhcC from E. coli K-12, an uncharacterized radical SAM protein.), which produces MEDLKPVFWGEKRYHSLDWHLKHVFGEKLYKISLNGHMSCPNRDGTLGDRGCIFCSQGGSGDFASDPGLSVTRQIETGKKQAEKKFKGTGYIAYFQAYTNTYAPVSYLRRIFTEAILHPDIRVLSIATRPDCLEPPVLQLLEELSRIKPVWVELGLQTIHEKSAKFIRRGYPLSVFEDAVMQLRALDIPVIVHTILFLPGETHEQMYETICYLNNTDIQGIKLQLLHVLKHTDLADYYKEHPFHIPDMEEYIHVAGQCLSLLRPDIVIHRLTGDGPKPLLIAPLWTGNKRLVLNQMQAYLKCQNIWQGRSYDSWQNHLHYTN; this is translated from the coding sequence ATGGAAGATTTAAAACCTGTCTTCTGGGGAGAAAAGCGCTATCATTCCCTGGACTGGCATCTGAAGCATGTTTTCGGAGAAAAGCTGTATAAAATTTCCCTAAACGGACATATGAGCTGTCCGAACCGCGACGGAACGCTGGGAGATAGGGGTTGTATCTTCTGCAGTCAGGGCGGTTCAGGAGATTTCGCATCCGATCCCGGTCTTTCTGTAACCCGGCAGATTGAAACCGGGAAAAAACAGGCAGAAAAGAAATTTAAAGGCACAGGTTATATCGCTTATTTTCAGGCATACACCAACACTTATGCTCCCGTTTCTTATCTGCGCCGCATTTTTACAGAAGCAATCCTTCATCCCGATATACGGGTCTTGTCCATTGCCACCAGGCCGGACTGTCTGGAACCGCCTGTACTTCAGCTTCTTGAGGAGCTAAGCCGGATCAAACCCGTCTGGGTTGAGCTTGGCCTTCAGACCATACATGAGAAAAGCGCCAAGTTTATCCGGCGGGGTTATCCCCTTTCTGTTTTTGAGGATGCGGTAATGCAGCTTCGCGCACTTGATATTCCTGTCATCGTCCACACAATTCTCTTCCTTCCGGGAGAGACTCACGAACAGATGTATGAAACCATTTGTTATTTGAACAACACAGATATCCAGGGAATCAAACTTCAGCTGCTACATGTGCTGAAGCATACGGATCTTGCGGACTACTACAAAGAGCATCCGTTTCATATCCCTGACATGGAGGAATACATTCATGTGGCAGGTCAGTGCCTTTCTCTTTTAAGACCGGACATTGTCATCCACCGGCTGACCGGCGACGGGCCGAAACCGCTGCTCATCGCACCTCTTTGGACAGGAAATAAAAGGCTTGTATTGAATCAGATGCAGGCATATCTGAAATGCCAGAATATCTGGCAGGGAAGGAGTTATGATTCATGGCAGAACCATTTACATTATACAAACTGA
- the rpmE gene encoding 50S ribosomal protein L31, producing MKEGIHPAYHQATVTCNCGNTFVTGSTKEDIHVEICSKCHPFYTGQQKAAQARGRVDKFNKKYGLDK from the coding sequence ATGAAAGAAGGAATACATCCAGCTTACCATCAGGCAACAGTGACATGTAACTGTGGAAACACATTTGTGACAGGCTCTACAAAAGAGGATATCCACGTAGAAATCTGCTCCAAATGCCATCCATTCTACACAGGTCAGCAGAAAGCTGCACAGGCACGCGGACGTGTAGATAAGTTCAACAAGAAATACGGATTGGACAAATAA
- the rho gene encoding transcription termination factor Rho encodes MREKYETLPLATLKDLAKARGLRGISTMKKAQLIDRMVEEDEKEKKEEEKKEEEKKPEEKRTVTKQDVRNESRGEQHKNESFRKNNSAQVRLTEENAKELSANTGDRELHDIDRLDSGVTANGILEVLPDGYGFIRCENYLPGENDVYVSPSQIRRFNLKTGDILEGNTRIKTQQEKFSALLYLSKINGIHPAVAARRPNFEDLTPIFPNERLSLESGRSSTAMRIMDLLSPIGKGQRGMIVSPPKAGKTTLLKEVALSVRKNNPEVHLLILLIDERPEEVTDIKETIEGKSVEVIYSTFDELPDHHKRVSEMVIERAKRLVEHGKDVMILLDSITRLARAYNLTVPPSGRTLSGGLDPAALHMPKRFFGAARNMREGGSLTILATALVDTGSKMDDVIYEEFKGTGNMELVLDRKLSEKRMFPAIDIPKSGTRREDLLLTKEEQEAVDSMRRALNGMRAEEAVDNILNMFSRTKTNRELVQMVKKTKII; translated from the coding sequence ATGCGAGAAAAATATGAGACTCTGCCTCTTGCCACGTTAAAAGATCTGGCAAAAGCAAGGGGACTGCGCGGTATTTCCACAATGAAAAAAGCACAGCTTATCGACCGCATGGTAGAAGAAGACGAAAAAGAAAAGAAGGAAGAGGAAAAGAAAGAAGAAGAAAAAAAACCGGAAGAGAAAAGGACTGTAACAAAGCAGGATGTAAGAAACGAGTCCAGAGGCGAGCAGCATAAAAATGAGTCCTTCAGAAAAAACAATTCTGCACAGGTCAGACTGACAGAGGAGAATGCAAAAGAGCTGTCAGCCAATACCGGAGACCGGGAGCTGCATGATATTGACCGCCTGGACAGCGGGGTGACAGCCAACGGTATTCTGGAAGTGCTTCCAGACGGATATGGCTTTATTCGCTGTGAAAATTACCTCCCGGGGGAAAATGATGTCTATGTTTCTCCTTCCCAGATCCGGCGTTTTAATTTGAAGACCGGAGATATTCTGGAGGGAAATACAAGAATCAAGACCCAGCAGGAAAAGTTCAGTGCTCTTTTGTATCTGTCCAAGATCAACGGCATTCATCCGGCTGTTGCAGCCAGAAGGCCCAATTTTGAAGATCTGACCCCAATCTTCCCAAATGAAAGATTGTCCCTGGAAAGCGGAAGAAGCAGTACAGCCATGCGGATCATGGATCTTCTGTCTCCTATCGGAAAAGGGCAGAGAGGTATGATCGTTTCTCCTCCAAAGGCAGGTAAGACTACTCTGTTAAAAGAGGTGGCACTCTCTGTCAGAAAAAACAATCCGGAAGTACATCTTCTGATCCTTTTGATCGATGAGCGCCCGGAGGAAGTAACAGATATTAAGGAAACCATTGAGGGAAAAAGTGTAGAGGTCATTTACTCTACTTTTGACGAGCTGCCGGATCACCATAAAAGAGTGTCGGAGATGGTGATCGAGCGGGCCAAGAGGCTGGTAGAACACGGAAAAGACGTTATGATCCTTCTGGACAGTATTACCCGTCTTGCAAGAGCCTACAACCTCACTGTGCCGCCGTCAGGGCGGACGCTTTCAGGAGGACTTGATCCTGCGGCTCTGCATATGCCCAAACGGTTTTTCGGCGCTGCAAGAAATATGCGGGAGGGAGGAAGCCTGACAATCCTGGCAACAGCTCTTGTAGATACCGGAAGTAAGATGGACGATGTGATTTACGAGGAATTTAAAGGAACCGGAAATATGGAGCTTGTTCTTGACCGCAAACTGTCAGAGAAGAGAATGTTCCCGGCTATCGACATCCCGAAATCCGGGACAAGGCGTGAAGACCTCCTTCTCACAAAGGAAGAGCAGGAAGCTGTGGATTCTATGCGTCGCGCATTGAACGGTATGAGAGCGGAAGAGGCCGTAGACAATATCCTGAATATGTTTTCCCGGACAAAGACAAACAGGGAACTTGTTCAAATGGTAAAAAAGACAAAAATAATATAG
- a CDS encoding DUF1385 domain-containing protein yields MKSSNIGGQAVLEGIMMKNKEDYAVAVRKTNGEIEVHKDRYTGAAGKVGRLARIPFIRGIFNFIDSLVLGMRTLMYSASFFEEEEETKPLTKEESEKKEQQEKWMMRGVMAFSIVLAVAIFMILPYFLSGLLKPLIPSYHIRTVIEGFVRIGIFLIYIMLISKTEDIQRTFMYHGAEHKCINCIEHGLPLNVENVRISSRQHKRCGTSFLFFVLAISIILLLLVQVDSVVMRVVVRIALLPVIAGISYEVLRLAGNSDHWLINFLSRPGLWIQKMTTKEPDDNMIEVAIQAVEAVFDWRKYEAETFGTESDS; encoded by the coding sequence ATGAAATCATCGAACATCGGCGGTCAGGCAGTGCTGGAAGGCATTATGATGAAAAACAAAGAAGACTATGCAGTAGCTGTCCGAAAGACAAACGGAGAGATAGAGGTACACAAAGATCGTTATACCGGAGCGGCAGGTAAGGTGGGACGCCTGGCAAGGATTCCGTTTATCCGTGGAATTTTCAATTTTATCGATTCCCTTGTATTGGGAATGCGGACACTGATGTACTCGGCTTCCTTTTTTGAGGAAGAAGAGGAGACAAAGCCCCTTACTAAGGAAGAAAGTGAGAAAAAAGAGCAACAGGAAAAATGGATGATGCGCGGAGTAATGGCATTTTCCATTGTGCTGGCAGTTGCCATTTTTATGATACTGCCCTATTTTCTTTCCGGACTTTTGAAGCCATTGATTCCGTCCTACCATATCAGAACAGTAATTGAAGGGTTTGTGAGAATTGGAATCTTTCTTATATATATTATGCTGATTTCCAAAACGGAAGATATACAGAGAACGTTTATGTACCATGGGGCAGAGCATAAATGCATCAACTGCATTGAACACGGGCTTCCGTTGAATGTGGAAAATGTCAGGATCAGTTCCAGGCAGCATAAGCGGTGCGGAACCAGTTTCCTGTTCTTTGTGCTGGCTATCAGCATCATTCTTCTTCTGCTTGTCCAGGTGGATTCTGTTGTTATGCGGGTGGTGGTGAGAATTGCTCTTCTTCCCGTAATAGCAGGCATTTCCTATGAAGTTTTAAGACTGGCAGGAAATTCAGATCACTGGCTGATAAATTTTCTGAGCAGACCGGGGCTTTGGATTCAGAAGATGACGACAAAGGAGCCGGATGACAATATGATCGAAGTGGCAATACAGGCAGTAGAGGCTGTCTTTGACTGGAGGAAGTATGAAGCAGAAACATTTGGAACAGAGTCTGACTCTTAA